Sequence from the Corallococcus sp. EGB genome:
ACAGCACGGCGAAGTGACGCTTCAGCCCCCGCTGGCCTCCCAACGTGACGATGAGGCCCCGGGACCCGGGCTGACGTTCCACCCACCCCAGCGCGAGCACACGTGAGGCAAGCGCCGCGCCCAGCGCGCCCGCGAGGTGGTCTCGCCGCTCGCTCCAGTCCAGACAACGGTGCGCGAAGTGCCGACGCTGCTTGCGCACGCTCGCCAGATCGATGCCGAAGTCCTGGAACCAGGCCTCGCCGCTCGGGGTGAGCGCGAACGCTCGGCGGCGGAGGGAGAGATGTCCGGCCCGGAGGAGCGCGTCGGTGATGCCCATGCCCAACCGGCCCGCAAGATGGTCGTAGCAGTAGCGCGCGGCGCGCAGCGGCTCCGGCGTCGCTGACGCACGGGGCCCCCGGACT
This genomic interval carries:
- a CDS encoding helix-turn-helix transcriptional regulator, yielding MERTMDAGPDLTTLAAAVGDATRIRMLELLMEGRALVAKELAFGTGVSPATATAHLHRLEQARLIRSTRQGRNKVFRLATPTVARMVEALMSVAVRGPRASATPEPLRAARYCYDHLAGRLGMGITDALLRAGHLSLRRRAFALTPSGEAWFQDFGIDLASVRKQRRHFAHRCLDWSERRDHLAGALGAALASRVLALGWVERQPGSRGLIVTLGGQRGLKRHFAVL